One window from the genome of Acinetobacter lanii encodes:
- a CDS encoding LysR family transcriptional regulator yields the protein MSEIDIKILKIFLYVYKFKNVSIAARELELSQPAVSNLLNKLRKYYDDPLFIRVDNEMRPTELAIQLLPMVSNLINNFHEICQHREHFNHFESQKIYNIAMTDVAHLVLLPQISNYLKDHAPQMQLNVHSIKPQSLDLLKDGTLDLIVGYYEQLDDYFYQQKLFEQHFVVIASKDHPRLNPELIQQQKISLEQYLAEKHIEVEVGAGHFSFERHIGQLGIRRHKVMSLPSYLGVGLVVQQSDAIATVPYYLSEVLLARGNLQILELPPEFPSYSIKQFWYISSHNQKSHQWIRQVFYENLKDMNMQPNKQKP from the coding sequence GTGTCCGAAATTGATATTAAAATTTTAAAAATATTTCTGTATGTGTATAAATTTAAAAATGTGTCTATCGCAGCGCGTGAGTTAGAACTGAGTCAGCCGGCCGTGAGTAATTTACTCAATAAACTGCGTAAATATTATGATGATCCGTTATTTATTCGTGTCGATAATGAAATGCGTCCAACGGAATTGGCGATTCAACTGTTACCCATGGTGTCGAATTTAATCAATAATTTTCATGAAATTTGTCAGCACCGAGAGCATTTTAATCATTTTGAGTCGCAAAAAATTTACAATATCGCCATGACAGATGTAGCACATCTAGTGTTGTTGCCACAAATTTCTAATTATTTAAAAGACCATGCACCTCAAATGCAATTGAATGTGCATTCCATCAAACCGCAAAGTCTAGATTTATTGAAGGATGGCACGCTTGATTTGATTGTGGGCTATTATGAACAATTGGATGATTATTTCTATCAGCAAAAACTGTTTGAGCAACATTTTGTGGTGATTGCATCGAAAGATCATCCACGGCTGAATCCTGAGTTAATTCAGCAACAAAAAATCAGTTTAGAACAGTATTTGGCTGAAAAGCATATTGAAGTTGAAGTCGGAGCAGGGCATTTTTCTTTTGAACGGCATATTGGGCAATTGGGCATTCGCCGTCATAAAGTGATGAGTTTACCGAGTTATTTGGGCGTGGGTTTGGTGGTGCAACAGTCGGATGCGATTGCGACTGTGCCTTATTATTTAAGTGAAGTGCTGTTGGCGCGGGGCAATCTACAAATTTTAGAATTACCGCCTGAGTTTCCAAGTTATTCCATTAAACAGTTTTGGTATATCTCCAGTCATAATCAAAAAAGCCATCAATGGATTCGCCAAGTCTTTTATGAAAATTTAAAAGATATGAATATGCAACCCAATAAGCAAAAGCCCTGA
- the coq7 gene encoding 2-polyprenyl-3-methyl-6-methoxy-1,4-benzoquinone monooxygenase has product MRQYTGLDKFIHSFDQALRSLVPGTTSAQRENPSVDAETQLAVTEARHVAGLMRVNHSGEVCAQALYHGQALTAKLPNVRREMESAAIEEQDHLAWCEDRLKELDSHTSLLNPVWYGLSFGMGAIAGIAGDKYSLGFVAETERQVSQHLQDHLRQLPEQDERSRKILMQMNEDELHHRDTALNAGGVDLPYPVRIAMTGISKLMTKTSYFI; this is encoded by the coding sequence ATGCGTCAATACACCGGTTTAGACAAATTTATTCATTCTTTTGATCAAGCATTGCGTAGCCTTGTGCCCGGAACCACCTCAGCACAGCGTGAGAACCCAAGTGTCGATGCCGAAACTCAATTGGCAGTGACCGAAGCCCGTCATGTTGCAGGTTTAATGCGGGTCAATCACAGTGGTGAAGTCTGTGCGCAGGCGCTATATCATGGTCAGGCTTTAACGGCAAAATTGCCCAATGTTCGTCGCGAAATGGAATCTGCCGCGATTGAAGAACAAGACCATTTGGCATGGTGCGAAGATCGCTTAAAAGAATTGGACAGCCATACCAGTCTTCTGAATCCAGTTTGGTACGGTTTGTCTTTTGGGATGGGTGCAATTGCCGGGATTGCAGGCGATAAGTACAGCTTAGGTTTTGTGGCTGAAACTGAGCGTCAAGTCAGCCAGCATTTGCAAGATCATTTACGTCAGTTGCCTGAGCAAGATGAGCGTTCACGTAAAATTTTGATGCAAATGAATGAAGATGAACTCCATCATCGGGATACTGCACTCAACGCAGGCGGTGTCGATTTGCCTTATCCGGTGCGTATTGCCATGACAGGCATTTCTAAGCTCATGACCAAAACCAGTTACTTTATTTAA
- a CDS encoding MFS transporter — translation MMEKNESLLGTRRFLPMFLTQFFGALNDNVFKQSLLLVITYGLIQQQSASVSTLNNLAALLFILPYFIFSATAGQIADKYERSFLIRNIKLLEIVIMLIGSAGFMLGNLWLLLIALFLMGVHSTFFGPIKYAILPEILKPKELMSGNALFQSGTSIAILAGMILGGTVISNSHGNLLWISLTVVFIAVIGYLCSCFILKQNTSEPDLVIDWNVFKTTTDTLKYAKSIPLIFTILLGNSWYWFYGATYLTQIPQLTQQNLHASENVVSLLLTFFSVGIGVGSLLCRKIGGADVNIKMVPLGAIGLTVFAFYLAISLAFVPERTGDFIGIKDMFTLGASYYHVMIAVTLLGISGGFYIVPLYAMMQAYSPRSHRARVVAANNILNAVFMVSSAIFSIIILSILEIDIKILFSITAVLSAVFSIWLLMRLKPMLKTEKIALED, via the coding sequence ATGATGGAAAAAAATGAATCTCTTTTAGGAACGCGTCGCTTTTTACCGATGTTCCTGACCCAATTTTTTGGGGCCTTAAATGACAATGTTTTTAAACAATCGCTGTTGTTGGTCATTACTTACGGACTCATTCAGCAACAAAGCGCAAGCGTGAGCACCTTAAACAATTTGGCTGCGCTGTTGTTCATTCTGCCCTATTTCATTTTCTCTGCAACTGCGGGTCAAATTGCCGACAAATATGAACGCTCATTTTTAATCCGTAACATTAAGCTTTTAGAAATCGTGATCATGCTGATTGGTAGCGCAGGCTTTATGCTCGGAAATCTATGGCTGTTACTGATTGCCTTATTTTTGATGGGAGTGCATAGCACCTTCTTTGGCCCAATCAAATACGCCATTTTGCCAGAAATTTTAAAACCCAAAGAACTGATGTCCGGTAATGCGCTGTTTCAATCCGGCACCTCGATTGCGATTCTTGCCGGTATGATTTTGGGTGGAACTGTCATTTCCAATTCACATGGCAATCTGCTGTGGATCAGTTTGACTGTAGTGTTCATTGCCGTAATCGGTTATCTGTGTAGCTGTTTTATTTTAAAACAAAACACTAGTGAGCCTGATTTAGTCATCGACTGGAATGTGTTTAAAACCACAACAGACACCTTAAAGTATGCCAAAAGCATTCCTTTGATTTTCACCATTTTATTGGGTAATTCTTGGTATTGGTTTTATGGCGCAACCTATCTGACCCAAATTCCACAACTGACTCAACAAAACTTACATGCGTCTGAAAATGTGGTGAGTTTATTACTCACCTTCTTCTCTGTGGGTATTGGTGTCGGCTCATTACTCTGTCGTAAAATTGGTGGCGCAGACGTTAATATCAAGATGGTTCCCTTGGGTGCAATCGGCTTAACTGTTTTTGCTTTTTACTTGGCGATCAGTCTTGCTTTTGTGCCTGAACGTACAGGTGATTTCATTGGCATCAAAGACATGTTTACGTTAGGTGCGAGTTATTATCATGTGATGATTGCAGTGACCTTGCTGGGCATCAGTGGTGGTTTTTATATCGTGCCACTTTACGCCATGATGCAAGCCTATTCACCACGTTCACATCGTGCACGTGTGGTGGCCGCCAATAATATTTTGAATGCCGTATTCATGGTATCTTCTGCTATATTCTCAATCATTATTTTAAGTATTCTTGAAATTGACATTAAAATCTTGTTTAGCATCACTGCGGTATTGAGTGCCGTGTTTTCGATTTGGCTTTTAATGCGCCTAAAACCGATGCTAAAAACTGAAAAAATCGCGTTGGAGGATTAA
- a CDS encoding autotransporter assembly complex protein TamA: MPTNIQFKKSMLAVSMHTIFQPNDINKWLCASVFLSVFTSPAVLAVESKSNDPQYIQLPQSEAALDEHKKALETAAVQQGVSNEKIEQLDEKIESIQQNQQAPAFDSLDMLEQQRQQSAANRSAFKPIEFEDLEDLPVQSVDPTLANDILQQAEQAKAEAQSYRAGGLKAPELEVSEISKAELTEIQTAPVNVDQLMQSIQADSKFVVEENQSGRSLATQTVAGDQSKEKQNLLKRLFYKIRPARMNQVASVPKISADVAGAPKALADNIKAKLSSFTVESFADYNAAVPQLRSLTNQAAQAVGYYDAEFKFEKISDNKVRVTVTPNEPVIVREQNIEFSGAGKNLAQLQVIKVLPELEVGDILDQGKYETTKARITDAAANNGFFDAYWRMHDVMLARPENQADINLKYETGDRYKIGHVKFQMSDPSKPLPIKEEILQTLAPWKDGADYTAWRVNVLSNNLTNSRYFNYTLVDAVKPEPIIKELELPPDLQALVDEQKVSADAFLPEEKKKAVATTPDDVVQNVADENQFAGVQEAKTDPNLTEAQSKALAKQKETERLQAQARAEKEIPVIVTLNADKLNSLEAGIGYGTDTGVRLRSQYRRAIVNENGHSFDANLELSQIRQSLDGRYNIPYKHPLNDYISLVGGYEREERDKIGNGLGLIVESAVAGADRIIKGSRKEWQHVIGLRYRLDRVGVDGNIEGDIDFDDIPDAFLAPGANTEQQSLLFGYEVTKTLSDNRVNPTKGFKQNYKIQLGSESLFSDADMAIANASFKGLYSLGKDNNHQFIAGANLGYIFTKDFEKVPYNLRFLAGGDQSLRGFDYKSLSPTEYGFKVGGQALAVGTVEYNYQFKPGWRAAVFSDFGNAYDEKFKNDTEYSMGLGIRWSSPIGPIRLDVASGVSDPAHPIRLHFFIGSQL; encoded by the coding sequence ATGCCAACGAATATTCAGTTTAAAAAATCAATGCTTGCCGTGAGCATGCACACGATATTCCAGCCAAATGATATCAATAAATGGTTGTGTGCAAGTGTTTTTTTAAGTGTATTTACGTCGCCTGCCGTTTTGGCTGTTGAAAGCAAAAGTAATGACCCGCAATATATCCAATTGCCTCAGTCTGAGGCGGCACTCGATGAGCATAAAAAAGCCTTAGAAACAGCTGCGGTGCAACAAGGCGTATCGAATGAAAAAATTGAACAACTCGACGAAAAGATCGAATCGATTCAACAAAACCAGCAAGCCCCTGCATTTGACAGCTTAGACATGCTTGAGCAGCAGCGTCAACAGTCTGCGGCCAATCGTTCAGCCTTTAAGCCAATTGAATTTGAAGACTTAGAAGATTTACCGGTACAGTCGGTTGATCCAACTTTAGCCAATGATATTTTACAGCAGGCGGAACAAGCCAAGGCAGAAGCACAAAGCTATCGCGCAGGTGGGCTTAAAGCACCTGAGCTGGAAGTGTCTGAAATCAGCAAAGCTGAACTCACTGAAATTCAAACGGCACCGGTCAATGTCGATCAATTGATGCAAAGCATTCAAGCAGACAGTAAATTTGTGGTTGAAGAAAACCAAAGTGGGCGTTCGTTGGCAACGCAAACGGTTGCCGGTGATCAGTCCAAAGAAAAACAAAATCTGTTGAAGCGCTTGTTTTATAAAATTCGCCCTGCACGCATGAATCAAGTGGCGAGCGTACCTAAAATCAGTGCCGATGTAGCCGGCGCGCCAAAAGCTTTAGCCGACAACATTAAAGCGAAATTATCTTCCTTTACGGTTGAGTCTTTTGCAGATTATAACGCAGCGGTTCCGCAACTGCGTTCACTGACCAACCAAGCGGCGCAAGCTGTGGGCTACTATGACGCTGAATTTAAATTTGAAAAAATCAGCGACAATAAAGTCCGTGTCACGGTCACCCCAAATGAACCAGTGATTGTGCGTGAACAAAATATTGAATTTAGCGGTGCAGGCAAGAATTTAGCGCAACTGCAAGTGATTAAAGTGCTTCCTGAGCTTGAAGTCGGCGATATTCTCGATCAAGGAAAATACGAAACCACCAAAGCTCGTATAACGGATGCCGCAGCCAATAATGGTTTTTTTGATGCTTATTGGCGGATGCACGATGTGATGTTGGCACGTCCAGAGAATCAAGCCGATATCAATTTAAAATATGAAACCGGTGATCGTTATAAAATTGGTCATGTGAAATTTCAAATGAGTGATCCGAGCAAGCCATTGCCGATTAAGGAAGAAATTTTACAAACCTTAGCGCCGTGGAAAGACGGTGCAGACTATACCGCGTGGCGTGTCAATGTATTGTCCAACAATTTAACCAACTCGCGTTATTTTAATTACACCTTGGTGGATGCGGTTAAACCTGAACCCATTATAAAAGAGCTTGAACTTCCCCCGGATTTACAAGCGTTGGTAGATGAACAAAAAGTCTCAGCAGATGCATTTTTGCCTGAAGAAAAGAAAAAGGCGGTTGCCACAACTCCTGATGACGTGGTGCAAAATGTCGCAGATGAGAATCAATTTGCGGGTGTGCAAGAGGCCAAAACCGATCCGAATTTAACCGAAGCACAAAGTAAAGCGCTCGCGAAACAAAAAGAGACTGAACGGTTGCAGGCTCAAGCGCGGGCTGAGAAAGAGATTCCGGTGATCGTGACTTTAAATGCCGATAAACTCAATAGTTTAGAGGCCGGGATTGGTTATGGCACCGACACAGGTGTGCGTTTGCGTAGTCAGTATCGCCGTGCCATTGTCAATGAAAATGGACATTCTTTTGATGCCAACTTAGAGCTGTCACAAATTCGTCAATCGCTCGATGGGCGTTATAACATTCCGTACAAGCATCCATTGAATGATTACATCAGTCTGGTGGGTGGTTATGAACGTGAAGAACGTGACAAGATTGGTAATGGACTAGGGCTGATTGTAGAATCTGCGGTGGCCGGTGCCGATCGAATCATTAAAGGTTCACGTAAAGAATGGCAGCATGTGATTGGACTGCGTTACCGTTTAGACCGAGTGGGTGTCGATGGAAATATCGAAGGGGATATCGACTTTGATGATATTCCAGATGCGTTCCTAGCGCCGGGTGCCAATACTGAACAACAGTCCTTATTGTTTGGTTATGAAGTCACCAAAACTTTGAGTGACAATCGGGTCAATCCAACCAAAGGTTTTAAACAAAACTATAAAATTCAGTTGGGCAGTGAAAGTTTATTTTCTGATGCCGATATGGCGATTGCCAATGCCAGCTTTAAGGGCTTGTATTCTTTAGGCAAGGACAACAATCACCAATTTATTGCTGGGGCGAATTTAGGTTATATCTTTACTAAAGATTTTGAAAAAGTGCCGTATAACTTACGTTTCTTGGCCGGTGGTGACCAAAGCCTACGGGGTTTTGACTACAAGAGTTTATCGCCAACAGAATATGGCTTTAAAGTCGGTGGTCAGGCTTTGGCGGTCGGTACGGTGGAATACAACTATCAGTTTAAACCGGGTTGGCGTGCAGCCGTGTTTTCTGACTTTGGTAATGCCTACGATGAAAAATTTAAGAATGACACCGAATACAGTATGGGTTTGGGGATTCGTTGGTCATCGCCAATTGGACCCATTCGTTTAGATGTGGCATCAGGAGTGTCTGATCCTGCCCATCCGATTCGTTTACATTTCTTTATTGGTTCACAGTTGTAG